A stretch of Candidatus Cloacimonas sp. DNA encodes these proteins:
- the proS gene encoding proline--tRNA ligase: MTKNNKTAITPTREENYAEWYQQVIKAADLAENSDVRGCMVIKPWGYAIWENIQHILDKMFRDTGHRNAYFPIFIPKSFLEKEAEHIEGFAKECAVVTHSRLEADGKGGLQLAGELTEPYIVRPTSETIIGASFAKWVNSYRDLPLLINQWANIVRWEMRTRLFLRTTEFLWQEGHTVHETEIEAKEETAKMLNVYATFARDYLALPVIQGEKTESEKFPGAVTTYCIEAMMQDRKALQSGTSHFLGQNFAKASEIKFQNRKGEIEYAWTTSWGVSTRLIGAIIMAHSDDNGLVLPPKIAPSHIAIIPIYRDAEEQKQVMTFAEKVQNNLKGLYLDDVPLYTELDTREMTSSERNWYWIKKGIPLRIEIGPRDIVNNSVMVARRDKEPKEKQAVNYNDLVTYTLQTLTAMQQGYFQRALDFRNRWTLEIDEKEEFYRFFTPVNMEQPEIHGGFASAHWCGKSSCEEKIKDDLKVTIRCIPFEAKEEEGKCICCGEKSNRRVIFAKAY; encoded by the coding sequence ATGACCAAAAACAATAAAACCGCAATAACTCCTACCCGAGAAGAAAATTATGCCGAATGGTATCAACAAGTAATAAAAGCAGCCGATTTGGCTGAAAATAGTGATGTTCGTGGTTGTATGGTTATAAAACCCTGGGGCTATGCAATTTGGGAAAATATTCAGCATATTTTGGATAAAATGTTTCGGGATACGGGACATCGGAATGCCTATTTTCCTATATTCATTCCTAAAAGTTTTCTGGAAAAAGAAGCGGAACATATAGAAGGTTTTGCCAAAGAATGTGCTGTAGTAACTCATAGTAGATTAGAGGCAGATGGAAAAGGTGGTTTACAACTGGCGGGAGAATTAACGGAACCCTATATTGTGCGTCCAACCAGCGAAACAATAATCGGTGCATCTTTTGCCAAATGGGTAAATTCCTATCGTGATTTACCTCTTTTAATAAATCAATGGGCAAATATTGTACGCTGGGAAATGCGCACGCGTCTTTTTTTACGCACTACGGAATTTCTTTGGCAGGAAGGGCATACAGTGCATGAAACGGAAATTGAAGCCAAAGAAGAGACCGCCAAAATGCTTAATGTATATGCTACCTTTGCTCGTGATTATCTTGCTCTACCCGTTATCCAAGGTGAAAAAACGGAAAGCGAGAAATTTCCCGGAGCCGTTACTACCTACTGTATTGAGGCAATGATGCAGGATAGAAAAGCATTGCAATCCGGCACTTCCCATTTTTTAGGACAGAATTTTGCTAAAGCTTCTGAGATCAAATTTCAAAATCGTAAAGGTGAGATAGAGTATGCCTGGACTACATCCTGGGGTGTTTCTACCCGTTTAATAGGAGCTATCATTATGGCTCACAGTGACGATAACGGACTTGTTTTGCCTCCAAAAATTGCTCCTTCCCATATTGCTATTATCCCTATTTACAGAGACGCAGAAGAACAAAAACAGGTGATGACTTTTGCGGAAAAGGTTCAGAACAACTTGAAGGGATTATATTTGGATGATGTTCCTCTTTATACTGAATTAGATACACGAGAGATGACGAGCAGTGAAAGAAACTGGTATTGGATAAAAAAAGGCATTCCTTTGCGAATTGAAATAGGTCCTCGCGATATTGTGAATAATTCTGTTATGGTTGCCCGACGCGATAAAGAACCGAAAGAAAAACAGGCAGTTAACTATAATGACCTGGTAACTTATACGCTGCAAACGCTTACAGCAATGCAACAGGGCTATTTTCAAAGAGCTCTGGATTTTAGAAACAGGTGGACTCTGGAAATTGACGAAAAAGAGGAATTCTATCGTTTCTTTACTCCTGTAAATATGGAACAACCTGAAATTCACGGTGGTTTTGCCAGCGCTCACTGGTGTGGAAAATCATCCTGCGAAGAAAAAATAAAAGATGACCTGAAAGTGACTATTCGCTGCATTCCTTTTGAGGCAAAAGAAGAAGAAGGAAAATGTATTTGTTGCGGAGAAAAATCTAATCGCAGGGTTATTTTTGCCAAGGCATATTAA
- a CDS encoding competence/damage-inducible protein A encodes MNAAIITIGNEILMGKTINTNQAYLGSELGKLGIAVEYALTIKDEPNAIKKALQDTWEKFEIVITTGGLGPTEDDLTKAAITEFYGKKLHFDDTIWEHIQEIFSFRKMPLPETNRSQAMVPDDFVTLNNDLGTAPGLFYREKDKMFFALPGVPSEMKHIFTSWIKEIIKNGFPDARPLYIRTLHTFGIAESRLAELFTLADLPEEVALAWLPQIGRVDLRFYGTEAKKVEAAVNKALPVVKQYVWGYDEESPAEVLLSLLEKNNYNLSIAESCTGGWVQKLITDVPGSSNSFSGGVIAYSNELKKKLLKVSETVLASEGAVSESCAMQMAEGIKMLTDSSCAISVTGIAGPNGGTAEKPVGTVCFGFIAAEKPWSKKQFFTGDREIIRIKAADFAILTLIQHLQGRDI; translated from the coding sequence ATGAATGCAGCTATAATAACAATCGGTAACGAAATCCTGATGGGGAAAACCATCAATACCAATCAGGCATATTTGGGTTCGGAACTTGGTAAATTGGGAATAGCAGTTGAATATGCTCTTACTATTAAAGACGAACCAAACGCCATAAAAAAGGCACTGCAGGATACCTGGGAAAAATTTGAGATAGTAATAACTACCGGAGGTTTGGGACCTACCGAAGATGATTTAACCAAAGCTGCAATCACTGAATTTTACGGTAAAAAGCTACACTTTGATGATACAATCTGGGAACATATTCAGGAAATATTCAGCTTCAGGAAAATGCCGTTGCCAGAAACCAATCGCTCTCAAGCAATGGTGCCGGATGATTTTGTTACTTTAAATAATGATTTGGGAACTGCTCCTGGCTTATTTTACCGGGAAAAAGATAAAATGTTCTTTGCTCTTCCAGGAGTTCCTTCCGAAATGAAACATATTTTTACCTCCTGGATTAAGGAGATTATTAAAAACGGTTTTCCCGATGCCAGACCTCTATATATAAGAACATTACACACTTTCGGAATAGCGGAATCCCGTTTGGCGGAATTATTTACTCTTGCCGATTTACCGGAAGAGGTTGCTTTAGCTTGGTTACCCCAAATTGGAAGGGTGGACTTGCGTTTCTATGGAACAGAGGCAAAAAAAGTTGAAGCAGCGGTTAATAAAGCTCTTCCTGTTGTTAAACAATATGTTTGGGGCTATGATGAAGAAAGTCCCGCGGAAGTTTTATTATCGCTACTGGAGAAAAATAACTACAATTTAAGTATAGCGGAATCCTGCACCGGGGGCTGGGTGCAAAAACTGATAACAGATGTCCCCGGTTCTTCTAACTCTTTTTCTGGTGGTGTGATAGCGTATTCTAACGAACTGAAAAAAAAGTTGCTAAAGGTATCTGAAACTGTTTTGGCAAGCGAAGGAGCAGTTAGTGAATCCTGTGCTATGCAAATGGCGGAAGGAATAAAAATGTTGACAGATTCTTCCTGCGCAATTTCAGTAACCGGGATTGCAGGTCCTAATGGTGGGACTGCAGAAAAACCTGTAGGAACGGTGTGTTTTGGCTTTATAGCCGCTGAGAAACCTTGGTCTAAAAAACAATTCTTTACCGGGGATAGGGAAATTATCCGTATAAAAGCAGCTGATTTTGCTATCCTTACTTTAATTCAACATTTACAAGGCAGGGATATTTGA
- the purD gene encoding phosphoribosylamine--glycine ligase: protein MNILVIGSGGREHSIAECFAKSKQAKRVIVAPGNAGIALNYECVNLQTENEIFNFCVRNLIDLVFIGPEKPIAEGLADFLTEKGIAVIAPGKYASQLESSKIFAKELMGKKGIPTARYEIAETAAQVLELLSKFGFPAVIKADGLAGGKGVFVVSGFAEAQAALNKIQINEKGVIVEEFLKGWEVSLFAITDGWHFQTTIFAQDYKQLYAGDRGPNTGGMGAYAPVPEAEKYRKRIEEEIISPILSAMRILGYPYKGILYCGLMITKEGPKVVEFNCRLGDPETQVILPLLKTDFVDICQAILQGAINKVEIKFEDKTALGVVLASEGYPDDYKRGYPLSLPEDLSGIYFSGTGKGEQGLITSGGRVLCAVGKGKDLHAARENAYNKAQQITFANKIFRQDIGLRKNTLDDNGEI, encoded by the coding sequence TTGAATATCTTAGTAATTGGTAGCGGAGGCAGAGAACATTCTATAGCAGAGTGTTTTGCGAAAAGCAAACAGGCAAAAAGAGTAATTGTAGCACCAGGAAATGCTGGAATAGCCCTAAACTATGAATGCGTAAATTTGCAAACAGAAAATGAGATATTCAATTTTTGCGTCCGCAATCTTATAGACCTTGTCTTTATAGGACCCGAAAAACCTATAGCTGAGGGATTAGCCGATTTTTTAACAGAAAAAGGAATTGCTGTTATAGCTCCAGGAAAATATGCTTCGCAATTGGAGAGCAGCAAAATTTTTGCAAAAGAGCTGATGGGAAAAAAAGGCATACCTACAGCTCGCTATGAAATTGCTGAAACCGCTGCACAGGTTTTGGAACTGCTAAGCAAATTTGGTTTTCCGGCAGTTATTAAAGCAGATGGTTTAGCCGGAGGAAAAGGAGTGTTTGTAGTTTCCGGTTTTGCTGAGGCGCAAGCAGCACTGAACAAAATTCAAATTAACGAAAAAGGAGTTATCGTTGAAGAATTTTTAAAAGGTTGGGAGGTCTCTTTATTTGCCATTACTGATGGCTGGCATTTTCAAACCACGATTTTTGCCCAGGATTATAAACAACTTTATGCTGGTGACAGAGGTCCCAATACAGGTGGAATGGGTGCTTATGCTCCTGTTCCGGAAGCGGAAAAATATCGGAAACGAATAGAGGAAGAAATCATTAGCCCCATTCTTTCCGCAATGCGCATATTGGGCTATCCATATAAAGGAATACTTTACTGTGGATTGATGATCACCAAAGAGGGACCCAAGGTTGTAGAATTTAACTGCCGGTTGGGAGATCCTGAAACACAAGTTATTTTACCACTTCTAAAAACGGATTTCGTGGATATTTGCCAAGCCATTTTGCAAGGCGCGATAAATAAGGTGGAAATAAAATTTGAAGATAAAACCGCTTTAGGCGTTGTTTTGGCTTCAGAAGGTTATCCTGATGACTATAAGAGAGGTTATCCTCTGTCCTTGCCGGAAGACCTTTCCGGGATTTATTTCTCGGGAACAGGAAAAGGTGAGCAAGGTCTTATTACTTCCGGGGGCCGCGTTTTATGTGCTGTCGGGAAAGGAAAAGACCTTCACGCAGCCCGGGAAAATGCCTATAACAAAGCTCAGCAGATAACCTTCGCAAATAAAATTTTCCGCCAGGATATCGGTTTAAGAAAGAATACCTTAGATGACAATGGAGAAATCTGA
- a CDS encoding C25 family cysteine peptidase, translating into MEKSDIMTIHSVTRVHNPFRTPICRKIIFFCLAFCIPAIIMAAPITLVSESQEHLDLSFELPDYELTNVTNNGQTWNKIICEDGSCYSNEGFPELITFSTAIAVPVDGDISYSIESSSTQTIKNVNILPASTLILNGEEVTYDHKPNYKAYANRELYPVSIVQKGEPAFVGNRKFVPLLIYPFQYRAQSKELIVHSQISVSIYINGTKSAAKNWQLNPNPLDNADPSFFLNENSSKTWRLEKKPDAHYDAPKNGSSAINEIQLIVDKEGIYKVNYSYLTDYINLMADSLQIIMNWTPANVDPRYLELRDEYGQVPIHFIGENDGVFNENDYFEFYGDKHKGDSGYQDDYTAENVYTLSLVDHYGARMAVENGGLIESNPLNYTVPDAYEDTVHFEEQLVSDKLGQGWSTVSQTFYREDVWFWRKINAPNLEIVPVELQYPKDTTTRFASAKVCLMGLTYWETLASGQYDHEASIRLNQAMINSHTWIGQREQMFENQNHVSNTVLRHGINNFYIALSGNTVMTDKEQVLLDWAEIKYWREYKTDQDYIKFTKPSNRPGGLYQFEVSGFSNSAISVYKIGSSVFNSTQIEPFNINGDAPWTVTIQDSVASDAVRYFAVTENKKNIPKAIRLNFPSDLKNPYNSADVIVITPRQFISAEGTLQLKSLWESEGRTVKIVDVQDIYDEFNAGITGPEPIQNFLRYAYNNWNNPQLSHVILLGEGTDDNRDNSPSRIYNLIPVKKTWTYKHGATASDTWYGCIVGTDIIPDISVARISVWKEQQILDYAAKAIAYRNNPQTSRLWNSHLTFSSGGKITDNNDQFAQQSERIIRKTIPKEYRVTRVYTSTQTVGSDYFGGTFNLKDAINSGTQYVQFMGHGGGRIWADYNLFNFNDVATLNNQVYPVVLSLACYASAFDTNGMASISEALVLQPNKGAIGTAGFTGLGYLDHDETWGLAYCEALFDHNFANIGIANIFALARFYTTTYSPAAMYALINGFAYLGDPLIKLKKPIKDLPVFADNYVLNPGDTLKVNATFPSGTNAGRLFIMKDNGKIVNVPYDLPVLPNGNWSATYVNTNHSENNYTRKIMVAGYSSTDEYVGLSQYSVGRPNVMHHHLTPAEPAWSDSVLFTARVFSPLPVTNIICKVRTDSVSTQGTWIDIPMQRSDADSTVYITTQYLGKYPTGKEIFFKYVMDTEASISESFLESYIVRGPDLVLKDIKLEQEGNSLVLKVLGTNIGNAASITTDLKLYTGTTASNLTLFSTKDYLPLEVGTQRWDSISLTGLPNANLFLEARVNTTNAFPEWQFFINTNNYIRLQVPMNYFLVDSSGAILNSIDNNLNCQIPSGLVPPGKQILFALNTLEALPPLNQPDVQNILLNAPDGFSGNQYSIPYEIVALGTEVTDSLGVLNGNNKLTLTFNYSASDSLTQAQEGGENYKIYRYNSEFKKWILMGGSIEQDQNKVHYEVNRTGIYSIFRDTDYTPPTIDVNVEDQEFTVGGYIAGNGVISLLLSDANGIDVIDKTVSLYMDGISIPKEDYVISINQENINRIPIKYQLSLGRGIHELKVRCSDLNGFPASRDIQFTVNDKFDVIHLANYPNPVLGAGGEGAATNPINEGRTRFTYVLTDGADEVTIKVYTISGRLVKTFKNLPVGVGYHEYPRTVYGWDCKDDRGFTLANGVYFYRIIAKRGNKTIEKTQKMAILN; encoded by the coding sequence ATGGAGAAATCTGATATTATGACTATACATAGTGTTACCCGGGTGCATAACCCGTTTCGTACCCCTATCTGCAGAAAAATTATCTTTTTCTGCCTTGCCTTTTGTATTCCTGCCATAATAATGGCAGCTCCGATAACTCTTGTTTCCGAAAGCCAGGAGCATCTTGATCTTAGCTTTGAGCTTCCGGACTATGAACTGACAAATGTAACAAACAATGGACAAACCTGGAATAAGATTATCTGTGAGGACGGCTCTTGTTACAGTAATGAGGGCTTTCCGGAACTGATAACATTTTCTACGGCAATAGCCGTGCCCGTGGATGGTGATATAAGCTATAGCATTGAAAGCAGTTCCACTCAAACCATAAAAAATGTAAATATCCTGCCTGCTTCTACTCTGATATTAAACGGAGAAGAAGTAACTTATGACCACAAACCGAATTATAAAGCTTATGCTAATCGCGAACTATATCCTGTCTCTATAGTGCAAAAAGGTGAACCCGCTTTTGTAGGAAACCGTAAATTTGTTCCTCTGCTGATTTATCCTTTTCAATATAGAGCTCAGAGTAAAGAGTTGATTGTGCATTCGCAAATATCTGTCAGTATATATATTAACGGTACTAAAAGTGCTGCTAAAAACTGGCAGTTAAATCCCAATCCTCTTGATAATGCTGACCCATCCTTTTTCCTGAATGAAAATAGCTCTAAAACCTGGCGTTTAGAGAAAAAACCCGATGCCCATTACGACGCTCCTAAAAACGGGAGTTCTGCCATTAACGAAATTCAGCTGATTGTGGATAAAGAGGGAATCTATAAAGTAAATTACTCTTACTTGACGGATTATATAAATCTGATGGCGGATTCCCTGCAAATAATTATGAACTGGACACCTGCCAATGTAGATCCCCGTTATCTGGAACTTAGAGATGAATATGGTCAGGTGCCTATTCACTTTATTGGTGAAAACGACGGTGTTTTCAACGAAAATGACTATTTTGAATTCTATGGTGATAAACATAAAGGTGATTCTGGTTATCAGGATGATTATACTGCAGAAAATGTTTACACCTTAAGCTTGGTTGATCACTATGGAGCAAGAATGGCTGTAGAAAACGGGGGTTTGATTGAGTCCAATCCCCTGAACTATACTGTCCCTGACGCTTATGAGGATACTGTTCACTTTGAAGAACAACTGGTTAGCGATAAATTAGGTCAGGGCTGGAGTACAGTGTCTCAGACATTCTACCGGGAAGATGTTTGGTTCTGGAGAAAAATAAATGCCCCCAATCTGGAAATTGTTCCCGTGGAATTGCAATATCCCAAAGATACTACCACTCGTTTTGCTTCCGCCAAGGTTTGTTTAATGGGGTTAACTTATTGGGAAACCTTAGCCAGCGGACAATATGATCACGAGGCATCCATCCGTTTGAATCAGGCAATGATAAATTCACATACCTGGATTGGACAGAGAGAACAGATGTTTGAAAATCAAAACCATGTTTCCAATACCGTTTTAAGGCACGGGATAAATAACTTCTATATTGCCCTCTCCGGAAATACTGTAATGACGGATAAAGAACAAGTATTACTGGATTGGGCTGAAATAAAATACTGGCGCGAATATAAGACCGATCAGGATTATATTAAGTTTACCAAGCCCTCCAATCGTCCCGGGGGCTTATATCAATTTGAAGTTAGCGGTTTCAGCAATTCCGCTATTTCGGTATATAAAATTGGCTCCAGTGTATTTAACTCTACTCAAATAGAACCGTTTAATATCAATGGCGACGCCCCCTGGACAGTTACTATTCAAGACAGCGTAGCATCCGATGCAGTAAGATATTTTGCCGTTACGGAAAATAAGAAAAATATCCCTAAGGCAATTCGTCTCAATTTCCCCAGCGATTTAAAAAATCCGTATAACAGTGCAGATGTAATTGTTATTACTCCCCGGCAGTTTATTTCTGCGGAAGGAACTTTACAACTGAAGTCCTTATGGGAATCTGAAGGTCGAACAGTAAAAATTGTTGATGTGCAGGATATTTACGATGAATTTAATGCTGGAATTACAGGTCCGGAACCAATACAGAACTTTTTGCGTTATGCCTATAATAACTGGAACAATCCCCAATTAAGCCATGTTATCCTTTTGGGAGAAGGAACGGATGATAATCGCGATAACAGTCCTTCCCGAATATATAATCTCATTCCGGTTAAGAAGACCTGGACTTATAAACATGGCGCTACTGCAAGTGACACCTGGTATGGTTGTATTGTGGGAACTGATATTATACCCGATATTTCCGTTGCCCGAATAAGCGTCTGGAAAGAACAGCAAATTTTGGATTATGCTGCCAAAGCAATTGCCTATCGCAACAATCCACAAACCTCACGCCTTTGGAACAGTCACTTAACTTTCTCCTCCGGAGGGAAAATAACCGACAACAACGATCAGTTTGCTCAACAATCGGAACGCATCATCCGCAAGACCATTCCTAAGGAATATAGAGTAACAAGGGTATATACTTCTACGCAAACAGTCGGCTCGGATTACTTTGGTGGAACTTTTAACCTGAAGGATGCCATCAATTCCGGTACTCAATATGTTCAATTTATGGGTCACGGTGGCGGTAGAATTTGGGCGGATTATAATCTCTTCAATTTCAATGATGTAGCAACTCTGAATAATCAGGTTTATCCTGTTGTTCTATCTCTTGCCTGTTATGCTTCAGCTTTTGATACCAACGGAATGGCTTCAATCAGTGAGGCATTGGTTCTCCAACCTAATAAAGGAGCTATTGGAACTGCCGGTTTTACCGGTCTGGGTTATTTAGACCATGATGAGACCTGGGGTTTGGCATATTGTGAAGCATTGTTTGACCATAATTTTGCCAATATCGGCATAGCTAATATCTTTGCTCTGGCACGCTTTTACACTACAACCTATTCACCTGCAGCGATGTATGCTCTTATTAACGGTTTTGCGTATCTGGGCGATCCTTTAATCAAACTGAAAAAGCCAATTAAGGATCTGCCTGTTTTCGCAGATAATTATGTGCTAAATCCGGGTGATACTTTAAAAGTGAATGCTACCTTTCCTTCGGGGACAAATGCAGGCCGTTTGTTTATTATGAAAGATAACGGCAAGATTGTTAATGTTCCTTACGATTTACCGGTATTGCCAAACGGGAATTGGTCAGCTACTTATGTTAATACAAATCATTCGGAAAATAACTATACCCGCAAAATTATGGTAGCCGGTTATTCTTCTACAGATGAGTATGTAGGGCTTTCTCAATATAGTGTTGGCAGGCCTAATGTTATGCATCATCATCTTACTCCTGCAGAACCTGCCTGGTCGGATTCGGTTTTATTTACTGCCAGGGTCTTCAGTCCATTGCCGGTTACAAATATTATCTGTAAAGTTAGAACGGATAGTGTATCAACTCAGGGAACCTGGATAGATATCCCGATGCAAAGGTCAGATGCAGATAGCACTGTATATATTACTACCCAATATTTGGGTAAATATCCTACCGGTAAAGAGATATTCTTCAAGTATGTTATGGATACGGAAGCAAGTATTTCGGAAAGTTTCCTGGAAAGTTACATCGTCCGCGGTCCCGATTTGGTTTTGAAAGATATTAAGCTGGAACAAGAGGGAAATTCTCTGGTCTTGAAAGTTTTGGGAACAAATATCGGTAACGCTGCTTCTATAACTACGGATTTAAAATTATACACCGGAACAACTGCAAGTAACCTTACGCTGTTTTCAACTAAGGATTATTTGCCTTTGGAGGTTGGAACACAAAGGTGGGATAGCATTTCTCTCACCGGTTTGCCCAATGCCAATCTGTTTCTGGAAGCAAGAGTTAATACTACGAACGCTTTTCCTGAATGGCAGTTCTTTATTAATACTAATAACTATATCCGTTTGCAGGTTCCAATGAACTATTTTCTGGTAGATAGCTCGGGAGCCATACTGAACAGTATAGATAATAACCTTAATTGTCAAATTCCTTCAGGGCTGGTACCTCCAGGGAAACAAATACTTTTTGCCCTAAATACATTAGAGGCATTACCTCCTCTCAATCAGCCCGATGTCCAAAATATTTTGCTGAATGCTCCTGATGGATTTAGCGGAAATCAATATTCCATTCCTTATGAGATTGTAGCTTTAGGAACTGAAGTTACGGATTCTCTGGGAGTTCTAAACGGAAATAATAAACTCACTCTTACTTTTAACTATAGTGCTTCCGATTCTCTCACTCAGGCACAGGAAGGGGGTGAGAACTATAAAATCTATCGCTATAATTCGGAGTTTAAAAAATGGATTTTAATGGGCGGTAGTATAGAGCAAGATCAAAATAAAGTCCATTATGAAGTTAACCGCACGGGGATCTACAGTATTTTCCGTGATACAGATTATACACCTCCAACCATAGATGTTAATGTAGAAGACCAGGAATTTACTGTAGGTGGCTATATTGCCGGCAATGGAGTTATCTCTCTTTTGCTTTCTGATGCTAACGGGATTGATGTGATTGATAAAACTGTGTCCTTGTATATGGATGGTATCTCTATTCCGAAAGAGGATTATGTAATCTCCATCAATCAGGAAAATATCAATCGCATTCCGATTAAATATCAATTGTCTTTAGGACGCGGAATTCACGAATTAAAAGTGAGATGCAGCGATTTGAACGGTTTTCCTGCTTCCCGCGATATTCAATTTACCGTTAATGACAAGTTTGATGTGATACACCTGGCAAATTATCCGAATCCTGTTTTGGGAGCCGGAGGCGAAGGTGCAGCCACTAATCCTATCAACGAAGGTAGAACCCGTTTCACTTATGTCCTCACAGACGGAGCTGATGAAGTTACTATTAAGGTTTATACAATCAGCGGACGCCTGGTTAAAACCTTTAAAAATCTTCCCGTAGGGGTGGGTTATCATGAATATCCCCGCACAGTGTATGGCTGGGATTGCAAAGACGATCGTGGTTTCACACTGGCAAACGGGGTTTACTTTTATCGGATTATTGCCAAAAGAGGCAATAAAACCATTGAAAAAACCCAAAAAATGGCTATTCTGAATTAG
- a CDS encoding SLBB domain-containing protein has translation MKKTLLVLILASVALVLFSQQTINFTPSSNISAYSYEGIRSGVEKLKMNNYILGQVYKPGLYTVPDDTDFLTLLSLAGGPREDAKLSKIRIVRPSSEGEKVIWVNFKKYLETGDPTLIPELKPGDTIIVSGTIFYAISKVASFLSDITIALGVYNIVTGF, from the coding sequence GTGAAGAAAACACTGTTAGTGCTAATACTTGCCAGTGTTGCACTGGTTTTGTTCAGCCAGCAGACGATTAACTTTACCCCGTCTTCAAACATATCGGCTTATTCTTATGAAGGAATCCGCAGCGGGGTGGAAAAGCTGAAGATGAATAATTATATCTTAGGACAGGTTTATAAACCCGGCTTATATACTGTCCCTGACGATACTGATTTCTTAACCCTGCTTTCGTTAGCCGGGGGACCCAGAGAAGATGCCAAACTTTCTAAAATTAGAATTGTCCGTCCTTCGTCCGAAGGTGAAAAAGTTATTTGGGTAAATTTCAAAAAGTATCTGGAAACCGGTGATCCTACCCTCATTCCAGAATTAAAACCAGGTGACACAATTATTGTATCGGGAACTATCTTCTATGCTATATCCAAAGTAGCCAGTTTCCTCTCTGATATAACTATTGCCCTGGGTGTATATAACATAGTAACTGGCTTTTAA